A region from the Triticum aestivum cultivar Chinese Spring chromosome 3D, IWGSC CS RefSeq v2.1, whole genome shotgun sequence genome encodes:
- the LOC123079757 gene encoding rop guanine nucleotide exchange factor 5-like, translating into MSKIQYNKDVGKSILESYSRVLESLASNIVARIDDLLNIDELNRHVEQLPSGEADLKMACGRAVVPPYQQVPALGTPFLTAYATPSFSPGRLSSPRTSVGAGRRTQGSRAAAAAKKALTDHLGPSEVRGMIIVNRSTMIDASTTTDL; encoded by the exons ATGAGCAAAATTCAGTACAACAAG GATGTGGGCAAGTCGATCCTGGAGAGCTATTCGAGGGTTTTGGAGAGCCTGGCTTCGAACATCGTGGCGCGCATCGACGATCTTCTCAACATCGACGAGCTGAACAGGCACGTGGAGCAACTGCCGTCGGGTGAAGCCGACCTGAAGATGGCGTGCGGCAGGGCCGTGGTGCCGCCCTACCAGCAGGTGCCTGCCTTGGGCACGCCGTTCTTGACGGCGTACGCCACGCCGAGCTTCTCCCCGGGGCGGCTGTCGAGCCCGAGGACCTCGGTCGGTGCCGGCAGACGGACTCAGGGCAGCAGGGCTGCCGCCGCCGCGAAGAAGGCCTTGACGGACCATCTCGGCCCGTCGGAGGTTAGGGGGATGATCATCGTGAACCGGAGCACGATGATCGATGCCTCGACGACCACGGACCTGTGA
- the LOC123079753 gene encoding rop guanine nucleotide exchange factor 7, with the protein MGSGEEERGGASEAAFTDSADGSSSSSDAASTDDWPALALAAPKKTPACGGAPDAEMSGKQKRRAGPEMELMKERFAKLLLGEDMSGSGKGVCTALAIANAITNLCATIFGQLWRLEPLQPEKKAMWRREMDWLLCISDHIVELVPTWQSFPDGTRLEIMTSRPRSDLYINLPALRKLDHMLLEILDSFRDTEFWYVDQGICAADCDGSASFRAAFHRRDDKWWLPVPRVPPGGLRDKTRKQLQHKRDCANQILKAAMAINSNALAEMDVPESYLDSLPKNGRATLGDVIYRYITSDHFSPECLLDSLDLSTEYQALEIASRVEASVHVWRRRVPAKPVNGLGRTASARSWSMVRDMLMDSEKRELLAERAEGLLICLKQRFPALTQTSLDMSKIQYNKDVGKSILESYSRVLESLASNIVARIDDLLNIDELNRHVEQLSSGEADLKMACGRAVVPPYQQVPASGTPFVTAYATPSFSPGRLSSPRTSVGAGRRSQGSRAAAAAKKALTDHLGPSEVRGMIIVNRSTMIDVSTTTDL; encoded by the exons ATGGGgagcggggaggaggagaggggcggcgcgaGCGAGGCCGCCTTCACGGACTCGGCCGACGGGAGCAGCTCCAGCTCCGACGCCGCCTCCACCGACGACTGGCCCGCCCTCGCGCTGGCAGCACCCAAGAAGACGCCGGCCTGCGGCGGCGCCCCCGACGCCGAGATGAGCGGCAAGCAGAAGCGCAGGGCTGGGCCAG AGATGGAGCTGATGAAGGAGAGGTTCGCGAAGCTGCTGCTGGGCGAGGACATGTCCGGGAGCGGCAAGGGCGTCTGCACCGCGCTCGCCATCGCCAACGCCATCACTAACCTCTGCG CTACCATCTTCGGGCAGCTGTGGAGGCTGGAGCCGCTCcagccggagaagaaggccatgtGGCGGCGGGAGATGGACTGGCTGCTCTGCATCAGCGACCACATCGTCGAGCTCGTCCCCACCTGGCAGTCGTTCCCCGACGGAACCAGGCTTGAG ATCATGACAAGCAGGCCACGGTCAGATTTGTACATCAATCTGCCGGCGCTTCGGAAGCTAGACCACATGCTCCTC GAAATCCTGGACAGCTTCAGGGACACTGAATTTTGGTACGTCGACCAAGGGATATGCGCGGCGGACTGCGACGGCTCAGCCTCGTTCCGGGCGGCCTTCCACCGCCGCGACGACAAATGGTGGCTGCCGGTGCCCCGGGTGCCACCCGGGGGCCTCCGCGACAAGACGAGGAAGCAGTTGCAGCACAAGCGCGACTGTGCGAACCAGATCCTCAAGGCTGCAATGGCCATCAACAGCAACGCCTTGGCAGAGATGGATGTCCCCGAGTCGTACCTCGACTCCCTGCCAAAG AACGGGAGGGCGACTTTGGGCGACGTGATATACCGCTACATAACGTCGGATCACTTCTCCCCCGAGTGCCTTCTCGACAGCCTAGACCTGTCGACGGAGTACCAGGCCCTGGAGATTGCCAGCCGTGTCGAGGCATCGGTCCACGTGTGGCGCCGCAGGGTGCCCGCGAAACCGGTGAACGGCTTAGGCCGCACCGCCAGCGCAAGGTCGTGGAGCATGGTGAGAGACATGCTGATGGACTCGGAGAAGAGGGAGCTGCTCGCGGAGCGAGCAGAGGGCCTCTTGATATGCCTCAAGCAGAGGTTCCCTGCACTGACGCAGACAAGCCTGGACATGAGCAAAATTCAGTACAACAAG GATGTGGGCAAGTCGATCCTGGAGAGCTATTCGAGGGTTTTGGAGAGCCTGGCTTCGAACATCGTGGCGCGCATCGACGATCTTCTCAACATCGACGAGCTGAACAGGCACGTGGAGCAACTGTCGTCGGGTGAAGCCGACCTGAAGATGGCGTGCGGCAGGGCCGTGGTGCCGCCCTACCAGCAAGTGCCTGCCTCGGGCACGCCGTTCGTGACGGCGTACGCCACGCCGAGCTTCTCCCCGGGGCGGCTGTCGAGCCCGAGGACCTCGGTCGGTGCCGGCAGACGGTCTCAGGGCAGCAGGGCTGCCGCCGCCGCGAAGAAGGCCTTGACGGACCATCTCGGCCCGTCGGAGGTCAGGGGGATGATCATCGTGAACCGGAGCACGATGATCGATGTCTCGACGACCACGGACCTGTGA